Proteins encoded within one genomic window of Triticum aestivum cultivar Chinese Spring chromosome 2D, IWGSC CS RefSeq v2.1, whole genome shotgun sequence:
- the LOC123049732 gene encoding aluminum-activated malate transporter 10-like — MAPATRDGKNGGVPEWRVTVPEGASVTVEHESCRAARAWAWMVSCVVVLGDKVSGFAKRIWKIGADDPRRAVHGLKVGLALALVSVFYYTRPLYDGVGGAAMWAIMTVVVIFEYTVGGCVYKGFNRAAATVSAGAIALGVHWIAANAGHEFEPFIRSGSVFLLASMATFSRFIPTVKARFDYGVTIFILTYSLVAVSGYRVEALLAMAQQRVCTIGIGVFMCLSVCVLICPVWAGQELHRLTVRNMGKLAGAVEACVEDYFAEQADGKQQPPSAGADGYKCVLNSKASEDSQANLARWEPAHGRFGFRHPYEQYKNVGAAMRHCAYCVEALSGCVRSEIQAPEHVKRHLADGCTTVAARCARVLGEAESSVSAMTTSWFLEFAVADMNTAVQELQSDLRELPSKLAEESPATVIDAVQLFTVTSLLIEVSTRVEGVVDAVDTLASLAGFRSADAKPEASETETKVINPDSDEEAH, encoded by the exons ATGGCCCCGGCGACGAGGGATGGAAAGAATGGCGGCGTGCCGGAATGGCGGGTGACGGTGCCGGAGGGCGCGTCGGTGACGGTGGAGCACGAGTCCTGCCGGGCCGCGCGGGCATGGGCGTGGATGGTTTCTTGCGTGGTCGTGCTCGGGGACAAGGTGTCCGGCTTCGCCAAGCGGATATGGAAGATCGGCGCCGACGATCCCCGGCGGGCGGTGCACGGCCTCAAGGTGGGCCTCGCGCTCGCGCTGGTCTCGGTGTTCTACTACACCAGGCCCCTGTACGACGGCGTTGGCGGCGCCGCCATGTGGGCAATCATGACGGTCGTCGTGATCTTCGAGTACACCGTTG GTGGCTGTGTGTACAAGGGGTTCAACCGAGCCGCCGCGACGGTCAGCGCCGGCGCGATCGCGCTCGGCGTCCACTGGATCGCGGCCAACGCCGGTCACGAGTTCGAGCCGTTCATCCGCAGCGGCTCCGTTTTCCTGCTCG CTTCCATGGCGACGTTCTCGCGGTTCATACCCACGGTGAAGGCGCGGTTCGACTACGGCGTGACCATCTTCATCCTGACGTACAGCCTGGTGGCCGTGTCGGGGTACCGCGTGGAGGCGCTCCTGGCGATGGCGCAGCAGCGGGTGTGCACCATCGGCATCGGCGTCTTCATGTGCCTCTCCGTCTGCGTGCTCATCTGCCCCGTGTGGGCGGGGCAGGAGCTGCACCGCCTCACCGTGCGCAACATGGGTAAGCTCGCCGGCGCCGTGGAGGCCTGCGTGGAGGACTACTTCGCGGAGCAGGCGGACGGCAAGCAGCAGCCGCCGTCCGCCGGGGCGGACGGGTACAAGTGCGTGCTCAACTCCAAGGCGTCCGAGGACTCGCAGGCCAACCTGGCGCGGTGGGAGCCCGCGCACGGCaggttcggcttccgccacccgtaCGAGCAGTACAAGAACGTCGGCGCGGCCATGCGGCACTGCGCCTACTGCGTGGAGGCACTCAGCGGGTGCGTCCGCTCAGAGATCCAGGCGCCCGAGCACGTCAAGCGGCACCTCGCCGACGGTTGCACGACGGTGGCGGCGCGGTGCGCGCGGGTGCTCGGTGAGGCCGAGAGCTCCGTGAGCGCAATGACTACGTCGTGGTTCCTGGAGTTCGCCGTGGCCGATATGAACACCGCCGTGCAGGAGCTCCAGAGCGACCTCAGGGAGCTCCCGTCCAAGCTGGCCGAGGAGTCGCCGGCGACGGTGATCGACGCCGTGCAGCTCTTCACGGTCACTTCGCTGCTGATagaggtgtccacgagggtggagggcgtcgTGGACGCGGTCGACACGCTCGCCAGCCTCGCCGGCTTCAGATCAGCGGACGCGAAACCTGAAGCTTCAGAAACCGAAACCAAAGTGATCAATCCAGACTCGGACGAGGAAGCACATTGA
- the LOC123049731 gene encoding uncharacterized protein, whose translation MAIPGATTPALASGSTGATTDSAVREVAYVLGAAGPAVADSVVGVDSPEMRLLDQGRALLGQVGALSDIEFSGAFSSRGGGVASAGAGDGARTVDSCAIQSFRPGAPTAANTTFRPAFIFKLNDEQIQKTGSSMDRVFSAT comes from the exons ATGGCGATCCCCGGAGCGACGACGCCGGCGTTGGCCTCTGG ATCGACGGGGGCGACAACCGATTCAGCGGTGCGCGAGGTGGCGTACGTTTTGGGCGCCGCCGGTCCGGCCGTGGCCGATTCGGTCGTAGGCGTGGACTCGCCAGAGATGCGGCTGTTGGATCAGGGCCGGGCGCTTCTGGGCCAGGTTGGCGCCTTGTCTGATATCGAGTTCTCCGGTGCGTTCAGTTCTAGGGGCGGAGGTGTGGCGTCGGCAGGCGCCGGCGACGGGGCGCGCACCGTCGACTCATGCGCAATTCAGTCCTTCCGACCCGGTGCCCCAACAGCTGCAAACACCACCTTCCGTCCTGCATTTATTTTCAAACTGAATGATGAACAAATACAGAAAACGGGTTCATCAATGGATCGAGTGTTCAGTGCAACTTAG